In Natronomonas halophila, one DNA window encodes the following:
- a CDS encoding dodecin, protein MVFKKITLVGTSDESFDAAVDDAVDRAEATLDNVHWVEVDELGVEVASVSDREYQAEVEVAFQLE, encoded by the coding sequence GAAAATCACGCTCGTCGGTACGAGCGACGAGAGTTTCGATGCGGCGGTAGACGACGCCGTCGACCGAGCGGAGGCAACCCTCGACAACGTCCACTGGGTCGAAGTCGACGAACTCGGTGTCGAGGTCGCGTCGGTTAGCGACCGCGAATACCAGGCCGAAGTCGAGGTCGCCTTCCAGCTCGAATAA